A single genomic interval of Coturnix japonica isolate 7356 chromosome 14, Coturnix japonica 2.1, whole genome shotgun sequence harbors:
- the LOC107320798 gene encoding galanin receptor type 1 — MNSSPPTPGAPPSLLQLWQEENQTQGGLWNGSQELGWEELEEMLFLFAKEPITISLTAMYLVSFVVGFVGNIMSIRVLTRKRRSRVSSLSATRSLLINLAVCDLMVVCVCMPITVGNLIYKAWVYGDFLCRAVPFIQAVSVSASVLSLTVISVNRYYSVHNPLNARSFFTQKRILSAILVVWLLSSGICMPLIFMNRRDEIGVVEGLPLVFSICREIWPQERLKQAYNFLLFCALYCLPVLFNMVICFLTVRRLWSRSSQLKESSALNRSLPASRLKIRKKVAQMVVALVLLFAISWLPVYLMDIWIDFNIPKSLQDVTPSPWILQLRPFAQWLGLNNSSLNPICYCFVGNLYRSAKEMKSKYHQRMISLFNFSLSEGTTRSSVPELFSYQSPMEPARKGHSATPTMGRRAQGDPGTKNKCGHLKPCQHPPLNTVSSENTSL, encoded by the coding sequence ATGAATTCCTCTCCCCCTACCCCCGGTGCCCCCCCCAGTCTGCTCCAACTGTGGCAGGAAGAGAACCAGACCCAGGGCGGGCTCTGGAATgggagccaggagctgggctgggaagagctggaggagaTGCTGTTCCTCTTCGCCAAGGAGCCCATTACCATCAGCCTGACTGCGATGTACCTCGTGTCCTTCGTGGTGGGCTTTGTGGGGAACATCATGTCCATCAGGGTGCTGACGCGAAAGCGCCGGAGCCGGGTGTCCAGCCTGAGTGCCACCCGCAGCCTCCTCATCAACCTGGCAGTGTGCGACCTCATGGTGGTGTGTGTCTGCATGCCCATCACCGTGGGCAACCTCATCTACAAAGCCTGGGTGTACGGGGACTTCCTCTGCCGGGCTGTGCCCTTCATCCAGGCTGTTTCTGTCTCTGCCAGCGTCCTCAGTCTGACCGTCATCAGCGTGAACCGCTACTACAGTGTGCACAACCCACTCAATGCCCGCTCCTTCTTCACCCAGAAGAGGATCCTCAGCGCCATCCTGGTGGTGTGGCTGCTGTCCTCGGGAATATGCATGCCCCTCATCTTCATGAACAGACGGGATGAGATTGGGGTAGTGGAGGGCTTGCCCCTGGTGTTCTCCATCTGCAGGGAGATTTGGCCTCAGGAGAGGCTCAAGCAAGCCTAtaactttctgcttttctgtgcccTTTACTGCCTGCCCGTCCTGTTCAACATGGTCATCTGCTTCCTGACAGTACGCCGACTGTGGAGTCGCAGCAGCCAGCTGAAGGAGAGCAGTGCCCTGAACCGCTCGCTGCCAGCCTCCAGACTGAAGATTCGCAAGAAGGTCGCCCAGATGGTGGTGGCCTTGGTCCTGTTGTTCGCCATCTCCTGGCTGCCCGTCTACCTGATGGACATCTGGATCGATTTCAACATCCCCAAGTCTTTGCAGGATGTGACTCCTTCTCCTTGGATCCTGCAGCTCAGACCTTTTGCCCAGTGGCTTGGCCTCAACAATTCCAGCCTCAACCCTATATGCTATTGTTTTGTTGGGAACCTCTACAGATCAGCCAAGGAAATGAAGAGCAAATACCACCAAAGAATGATCTCTCTCTTTAACTTCTCTCTGTCCGAAGGGACAACCCGTTCCTCAGTCCCAGAGCTGTTCTCTTATCAGAGCCCAATGGAGCCTGCCAGGAAAGGGCACTCTGCCACACCTACCATGGGCAGGAGGGCCCAGGGAGACCCTGGCACTAAGAATAAGTGTGGACACTTGAAGCCTTGCCAGCACCCACCTCTGAACACTGTCTCTAGTGAGAACACTTCCTTATGA